The following proteins come from a genomic window of Halorussus halophilus:
- a CDS encoding FKBP-type peptidyl-prolyl cis-trans isomerase, with the protein MSEEQEAEVAEDEATEEVEDGLQSGDFIRLDYTARTIEDGNVVDTTDPEVAEEEGLDEEEREFEPRTIVLGQGHIFQSVEDDITGKEVGDEGHVTIPAEEAFGEYNNEEVKTVSADKIPEDERYPGAHVNVDGEHGHVETIIGGRARVDFNHPLAGEDIEYDYEVVGEVEDDVEKAQGLISMFLDADLEMWIETDEVEEETVVEPDEDDEDAEPETETQTVEKETLYIESTPQLAMNQQWMFQKQQIAQQVIDQLGLDRVIVQETIDGGGMPGMGGMMGGGMGGGDVDLEEALEDADVDEDEIVEELEAEETEE; encoded by the coding sequence ATGAGTGAAGAACAAGAGGCCGAAGTAGCCGAAGACGAAGCAACCGAAGAAGTGGAGGATGGACTCCAGTCGGGCGACTTCATCCGCCTCGACTACACCGCGCGCACCATCGAGGACGGCAACGTCGTAGACACGACCGACCCCGAAGTCGCCGAGGAAGAAGGACTCGACGAGGAGGAGCGCGAGTTCGAACCGCGCACCATCGTCCTCGGTCAGGGCCACATCTTCCAGAGCGTCGAAGACGACATCACGGGCAAGGAAGTCGGCGACGAAGGTCACGTCACCATCCCCGCCGAGGAAGCGTTCGGCGAGTACAACAACGAGGAAGTCAAGACCGTCAGCGCCGACAAGATTCCGGAAGACGAACGCTACCCTGGCGCGCACGTCAACGTCGATGGCGAACACGGCCACGTCGAGACCATCATCGGCGGCCGCGCTCGCGTGGACTTCAACCACCCGCTCGCGGGCGAGGACATCGAGTACGACTACGAAGTTGTCGGTGAAGTCGAAGACGACGTGGAGAAGGCACAGGGCCTCATCTCGATGTTCCTCGACGCGGACCTCGAAATGTGGATCGAGACGGACGAAGTCGAAGAAGAGACCGTCGTCGAACCCGACGAGGACGACGAGGACGCCGAACCCGAGACGGAGACCCAGACCGTCGAGAAGGAGACGCTGTACATCGAGAGCACGCCGCAGTTGGCGATGAACCAGCAGTGGATGTTCCAGAAGCAGCAGATCGCACAGCAGGTCATCGACCAACTCGGTCTCGACCGCGTCATCGTCCAGGAGACCATCGACGGCGGCGGCATGCCCGGCATGGGCGGCATGATGGGCGGCGGCATGGGCGGCGGCGACGTGGACCTCGAAGAAGCGCTCGAAGACGCCGACGTGGACGAAGACGAAATCGTCGAAGAACTCGAAGCCGAAGAAACCGAAGAGTAA
- a CDS encoding HVO_2753 family zinc finger protein: MSQSEQRQARRCVSCGINISGSNAASFKCPDCGQQIYRCAKCRKQSNLYECPDCGFMGP; the protein is encoded by the coding sequence ATGAGTCAGTCCGAACAGAGACAGGCGCGCCGATGCGTCTCCTGTGGGATCAACATCTCCGGGAGCAACGCGGCGTCGTTCAAGTGCCCCGACTGTGGGCAACAGATTTACCGCTGCGCGAAGTGCCGCAAGCAGAGCAACCTCTACGAGTGCCCCGACTGTGGGTTCATGGGTCCGTAA
- a CDS encoding elongation factor 1-beta: protein MGKVAAKIKVMPQSPEIDLDQLQDRLEESLPEGAKINGFERDDVAFGLVALLPTVIVPDGTGGTEAVEEGFASVEGVESVEVENVGRI from the coding sequence ATGGGAAAAGTAGCAGCCAAAATCAAGGTCATGCCGCAGAGCCCGGAAATCGACCTCGACCAGCTTCAGGACCGACTCGAAGAGTCGCTCCCCGAGGGTGCGAAGATCAACGGCTTCGAACGCGACGACGTCGCGTTCGGTCTGGTCGCGCTCCTCCCGACGGTCATCGTCCCCGACGGCACGGGCGGGACGGAAGCCGTCGAAGAGGGCTTCGCCAGCGTCGAAGGCGTCGAGAGCGTCGAAGTCGAGAACGTCGGCCGGATTTAA
- a CDS encoding VOC family protein, with protein MSNERKPAEEFEITPELPDSPIHTTGTDHITLIGSNTEDTVEFYRDILGMPLVLRQPNLDDPTSTHLFFDTGDGRIITFFVSDDRASHRGPQRAGVGGVHHLSFSIDPERFVEVREALEEEWRGYNEFDRGIFHSLYTQDHNGLVIELATDKFDIPDDRRGEVLAKTHELRVEDGSEFAEERHMEQALEELGLDATKHELPDAPTGSGV; from the coding sequence ATGAGCAACGAGCGAAAACCCGCCGAAGAGTTCGAAATCACTCCGGAACTGCCAGATAGCCCCATCCATACCACCGGAACCGACCACATCACGCTCATCGGGTCCAACACCGAGGACACGGTGGAGTTCTATCGAGACATTCTGGGAATGCCGCTCGTGCTTCGCCAACCGAATCTGGACGACCCGACTTCGACGCATCTGTTCTTCGACACGGGCGACGGCCGCATCATCACGTTCTTCGTGAGCGACGACCGGGCGTCCCACCGCGGGCCGCAACGCGCAGGCGTCGGTGGGGTGCATCACCTCTCCTTTAGCATCGACCCCGAGCGGTTCGTGGAGGTCCGGGAAGCCCTCGAAGAGGAGTGGCGCGGCTACAACGAATTCGACCGCGGCATCTTCCACTCGCTGTACACGCAGGACCACAACGGACTGGTCATCGAACTCGCGACTGACAAGTTCGACATCCCGGACGACCGACGTGGCGAGGTGCTGGCGAAAACCCACGAACTCCGCGTCGAAGATGGCTCCGAGTTCGCCGAGGAGCGCCACATGGAGCAAGCCCTCGAAGAACTCGGACTCGACGCGACCAAACACGAACTGCCGGACGCGCCGACCGGGTCGGGTGTGTGA
- a CDS encoding cystathionine gamma-synthase has translation MDDEDYEFETRSIHAGQEPDEETGALMTPIYANSTYVQDGPGDHRGYEYSRTGNPTRTDLEANVASLEGGEYGRCFSSGMGSINTVLNLLEAGDHVVASEDVYGGTHRIFTQVYDKYDLEFDFVDMTDTDETAAAMKDSTELVWVETPTNPLLNIVDIDATTDIAHDNGALCVVDNTFATPYLQRPLELGADAVSHSLTKYMGGHSDVVGGALVTNDEELDEQFGFYQNSVGATPGPHDCFLVLRGTKTLPVRMDRHCENAAELAEWLEAHDDVSRVYYPGLESHPDHDLASEQMDDFGGMVSFEMDASLEETADVVSETNVFTLAESLGGVESLIEQPATMTHAAIPKEERLAAGLRDGLIRASIGIESVSDLKRDLEQAFEKSLN, from the coding sequence ATGGACGACGAGGACTACGAGTTCGAGACGCGCTCGATTCACGCGGGCCAAGAACCCGACGAGGAGACCGGCGCGCTGATGACGCCGATTTACGCCAACTCCACGTACGTGCAGGACGGCCCCGGCGACCACCGCGGCTACGAGTACTCCCGGACGGGCAACCCGACCCGAACCGACTTGGAGGCCAACGTCGCCAGCCTCGAAGGCGGGGAGTACGGTCGCTGTTTCTCCAGCGGGATGGGGTCGATAAACACGGTGCTGAACCTGCTCGAAGCGGGCGACCACGTCGTCGCCAGCGAGGACGTATACGGCGGCACTCACCGCATCTTCACGCAGGTCTACGACAAGTACGACCTCGAATTCGACTTCGTGGACATGACCGACACCGACGAGACGGCAGCGGCGATGAAAGATTCGACCGAGTTGGTGTGGGTCGAGACGCCGACGAATCCGCTCCTGAACATCGTCGATATCGACGCGACGACCGACATCGCCCACGACAACGGCGCGCTCTGCGTCGTGGACAACACCTTCGCCACGCCGTACCTCCAGCGACCGCTCGAACTCGGCGCGGACGCAGTGTCGCACTCGCTGACGAAGTACATGGGCGGCCACTCCGACGTGGTCGGCGGCGCGCTCGTCACGAACGACGAGGAACTCGACGAACAGTTCGGCTTCTACCAGAACAGCGTCGGCGCGACCCCCGGCCCGCACGACTGTTTCCTCGTCCTGCGCGGCACGAAGACGCTCCCAGTTCGGATGGACCGCCACTGCGAGAACGCCGCCGAACTGGCCGAGTGGCTGGAAGCCCACGACGATGTTTCGCGCGTCTACTACCCCGGACTGGAGAGCCACCCGGACCACGACCTCGCCAGCGAGCAGATGGACGACTTCGGCGGCATGGTCAGCTTCGAGATGGACGCGAGTCTCGAAGAGACCGCGGATGTCGTATCCGAGACGAACGTCTTCACGCTCGCAGAGAGTCTGGGCGGCGTCGAGAGTCTCATCGAGCAACCGGCGACGATGACCCACGCTGCGATTCCAAAAGAGGAGCGACTCGCGGCGGGGCTTCGTGACGGTCTGATTCGCGCGAGCATCGGGATTGAAAGTGTGAGCGACTTGAAACGGGACTTAGAGCAGGCGTTCGAGAAGAGTCTGAACTGA
- a CDS encoding aldo/keto reductase, whose product MEQRELGSTGYDVTEVGLGTWEIGGDWGDISESEGKRAIETALDAGIDFLDTADVYGDGRSEQIIADVLAERDEEPVVATKAGRRLDPHEAERYDRENLERFVERSRENLDTDTLDLVQLHCPPTDAYYQPETFDALADLKQDRKISHYGVSVERVEEGLKAIEYPGVETVQIIFNPFRQRPAELFFEQAEERDVGVIVRVPLASGLLTGKLDETSEFPENDHRNFNREGEAFDVGETFAGVPFGEGLEAVEQLREFVPDDATMAQFALRWILDFDAVSTVIPGSTSPEHIRDNVAASELSSLSDDQLAGVQDVYDERIREFVHHRW is encoded by the coding sequence ATGGAGCAACGCGAACTCGGCAGCACGGGCTACGATGTCACCGAAGTCGGACTCGGCACGTGGGAAATCGGCGGCGACTGGGGCGACATCTCCGAGTCGGAAGGCAAGCGAGCCATCGAGACGGCACTCGACGCCGGAATCGACTTTCTGGACACGGCAGACGTGTACGGCGACGGACGGAGCGAACAGATTATAGCCGACGTTCTGGCGGAGCGCGACGAGGAGCCAGTGGTCGCAACGAAGGCCGGGCGGCGACTCGACCCTCACGAGGCGGAGCGATACGACCGAGAAAACTTAGAGCGGTTCGTGGAGCGGAGCCGCGAGAATCTCGACACCGACACCCTCGACCTCGTGCAACTGCACTGCCCGCCGACGGACGCCTACTACCAGCCTGAGACGTTCGACGCGCTTGCGGACCTGAAACAGGACCGCAAGATTTCTCACTACGGCGTCAGCGTCGAGCGCGTCGAAGAGGGCCTGAAAGCCATCGAGTACCCCGGCGTCGAGACGGTCCAGATAATCTTCAACCCGTTCCGCCAGCGACCCGCCGAACTGTTCTTCGAACAAGCCGAGGAACGCGACGTGGGCGTCATCGTTCGCGTGCCGCTCGCGTCTGGCTTGCTGACCGGAAAACTGGACGAGACCAGCGAATTCCCGGAGAACGACCACCGCAACTTCAACCGCGAGGGAGAAGCGTTCGACGTGGGCGAGACGTTCGCCGGGGTTCCGTTCGGGGAAGGACTCGAAGCAGTGGAACAACTGCGCGAATTTGTCCCCGACGACGCGACGATGGCGCAGTTCGCGCTCCGCTGGATTCTGGACTTCGACGCGGTGAGCACTGTCATCCCGGGTTCGACCAGTCCCGAACACATCCGAGACAACGTGGCGGCTTCGGAACTGTCGTCGCTATCGGACGACCAGCTGGCTGGCGTACAGGACGTGTACGACGAGCGCATCCGCGAGTTCGTGCATCATCGCTGGTGA
- a CDS encoding metal-dependent hydrolase, with protein MVDVTGHLGMALIWLAPAWYFIDHRKSAAAFVFTGFWFGMLPDVDLVLSNYVETIHHHGIFHTVLVVTILAAVLGPALGWTMRKLFGRTEWFSARAEENAIALGFVGVWVAGLAHLFADMLSAPDVSTPIEPFWPLFHGGLFSVDVLWYKSFWATWALLFVGIALNAGLWYWKGQDVNAGDSVAT; from the coding sequence ATGGTTGACGTCACCGGGCACCTCGGAATGGCACTCATCTGGCTCGCGCCAGCGTGGTACTTCATCGACCACCGAAAGTCGGCCGCCGCGTTCGTCTTCACTGGGTTCTGGTTCGGGATGCTACCGGACGTGGACTTGGTTCTCTCGAACTACGTCGAGACGATTCACCACCACGGCATCTTCCACACGGTTCTCGTCGTCACGATACTGGCCGCTGTACTCGGTCCCGCGCTCGGGTGGACCATGCGAAAGCTGTTCGGCCGGACGGAGTGGTTCTCCGCGCGCGCCGAAGAGAACGCCATCGCACTCGGCTTCGTCGGGGTCTGGGTTGCAGGTCTCGCGCACCTGTTCGCAGACATGCTGTCGGCACCCGACGTTTCGACCCCCATCGAGCCATTCTGGCCGCTCTTTCACGGTGGACTTTTCTCGGTGGACGTGCTCTGGTACAAGTCGTTCTGGGCGACGTGGGCGCTGTTGTTCGTTGGCATCGCGCTCAACGCGGGACTGTGGTACTGGAAGGGGCAGGACGTGAATGCTGGAGACTCGGTTGCGACGTAG
- a CDS encoding 50S ribosomal protein L21e, protein MPSSNGPKHSTRKKLSNEPRESGTSPPQRAVQKYEEGQKVHLKIDPSVEKGRFHPRFNGLTGEIVGKQGAAYKVAISDRGKDKTLIVTPAHLKAQQ, encoded by the coding sequence ATGCCGAGTTCGAACGGACCCAAACACAGTACTCGCAAGAAGCTCTCGAACGAACCCCGCGAGAGCGGAACTTCGCCGCCGCAGCGTGCCGTCCAGAAATACGAAGAGGGCCAGAAGGTCCACCTCAAAATCGACCCGAGCGTCGAGAAGGGTCGCTTCCACCCGCGCTTCAACGGTCTGACCGGCGAAATCGTGGGCAAGCAGGGAGCCGCCTACAAGGTCGCCATCAGCGACCGCGGCAAGGACAAGACCCTCATCGTCACGCCCGCACACCTGAAGGCACAGCAGTAG
- a CDS encoding RNA polymerase Rpb4 family protein, protein MTIFKEKVDEEYLTTSQAKELLSEVEQERALDEDREMRYELARAIEHVNRFAVLDAEESQELVDELLELEKVDEPTAYKITDLLPKNRDELRSVYAQERYTLSGDELDEILNVVTKYD, encoded by the coding sequence ATGACCATCTTCAAGGAGAAGGTCGACGAGGAGTATCTGACCACCTCGCAGGCCAAGGAGCTACTCTCGGAGGTCGAGCAAGAGCGTGCGCTCGACGAGGACCGAGAGATGCGCTACGAACTCGCTCGGGCCATCGAACACGTCAACCGCTTCGCGGTTCTCGACGCCGAGGAGTCACAGGAACTCGTCGACGAACTGCTCGAACTGGAGAAGGTCGACGAGCCGACGGCGTACAAGATCACCGACCTCCTCCCGAAGAACCGCGACGAACTTCGGTCGGTGTACGCCCAAGAGCGCTACACGCTTTCGGGTGACGAATTAGACGAGATTCTGAACGTCGTCACGAAGTACGACTGA
- a CDS encoding DUF655 domain-containing protein, with protein sequence MSEQNEDAEQVPAVVLDYLPNGRPEDDRPQYQKQPVSQALGISDFRLFEIVLEEDASVGVTDRIDADRSNDLIAEIREIEFDDLLGAAQSELEPAIRDIVENDQQRFVDFYNDAQPITLRLHQLNLLPGIGKKLRNNILEARKRKPFESFDDIEDRVSGLHNPEEVLVERILEELREDDLKYRTFVRREEQ encoded by the coding sequence ATGAGTGAACAGAACGAAGACGCTGAGCAGGTGCCAGCGGTCGTCTTGGACTACCTTCCGAACGGTCGTCCGGAGGATGACCGACCACAGTACCAGAAACAGCCAGTGTCACAGGCGCTCGGAATCTCCGATTTCAGGCTGTTCGAAATCGTCCTCGAAGAGGACGCGAGCGTCGGTGTGACCGACAGAATCGACGCCGACAGGAGCAACGATCTGATAGCAGAAATCCGGGAAATCGAGTTCGACGACCTCCTCGGAGCGGCCCAGTCGGAACTCGAACCCGCCATCCGCGACATCGTGGAGAACGACCAACAGCGGTTCGTGGACTTCTACAACGACGCGCAACCGATTACGTTGCGCCTTCACCAGTTGAACCTGCTCCCCGGCATCGGCAAGAAACTGCGCAACAACATCTTGGAGGCGCGCAAGCGCAAGCCCTTCGAGAGCTTCGACGACATCGAAGACCGCGTCTCGGGGCTTCACAACCCCGAGGAAGTCCTCGTGGAGCGTATCCTCGAAGAACTCCGCGAAGACGACCTGAAGTATCGGACGTTCGTGCGGCGCGAAGAACAGTAG
- a CDS encoding 16S ribosomal RNA methyltransferase A gives MTDADANRRDADASERRDPDALIRRAGRRGDPNHDQHFLVDDRVLDRIPGYAEETDADLSHVLEVGGGPGALTDRLLGAAEEVTVIERDPDFAAFLREEFADEVEAGRLHVEEGDALELDLPDFTTSISNLPYGVSSEIAFRLLPLKKPLVLMFQQEFAERMAAEAGTDEYGRLSVTSQHYADVEVVEPVPKEAFSPAPEVQSAIVRTTPRDPDYEVEDEEFFLRFVKAVFTQRRKTIRNAIRNTPHISGLEDADAAVDAIADGETNLDPDILSKRAGNLAPETFAALAVAAARHGGYDG, from the coding sequence ATGACCGATGCCGACGCCAACCGGCGTGACGCCGACGCCAGCGAGCGGCGGGACCCCGACGCGCTCATCCGGCGCGCGGGCCGCCGCGGCGACCCGAACCACGACCAGCACTTTCTGGTGGACGACCGCGTACTGGACCGGATTCCCGGCTACGCCGAGGAAACCGACGCCGACCTGAGCCACGTCCTCGAAGTCGGTGGCGGACCCGGCGCGCTGACCGACCGACTGCTCGGGGCCGCCGAGGAGGTCACGGTAATCGAGCGCGACCCCGACTTCGCGGCGTTCCTGCGCGAGGAGTTCGCCGACGAAGTCGAGGCTGGCCGTCTCCACGTCGAAGAGGGCGACGCGCTCGAACTCGACCTCCCCGACTTTACGACTTCTATCTCGAATCTCCCCTACGGCGTCTCCAGCGAAATCGCGTTCCGGCTACTTCCCCTGAAGAAACCGCTCGTGCTGATGTTCCAGCAGGAGTTCGCCGAGCGCATGGCCGCGGAAGCCGGAACCGACGAGTACGGGCGTCTCTCGGTGACGTCTCAGCACTACGCCGACGTGGAAGTCGTGGAACCTGTCCCGAAAGAAGCGTTCTCGCCAGCGCCGGAGGTTCAGAGCGCAATCGTCCGGACGACACCGCGCGACCCCGACTACGAAGTCGAGGACGAGGAGTTCTTCTTGCGGTTCGTCAAGGCAGTGTTCACCCAGCGGCGCAAGACGATTCGGAACGCGATTCGGAACACGCCTCACATCTCTGGTCTCGAAGACGCCGACGCGGCGGTCGATGCCATCGCAGACGGCGAGACCAACTTGGACCCCGACATTTTAAGCAAACGCGCGGGAAATCTCGCTCCCGAGACGTTCGCCGCGCTGGCCGTCGCTGCGGCCCGGCACGGTGGCTACGACGGGTGA
- a CDS encoding mechanosensitive ion channel family protein, with amino-acid sequence MSLVALSVVASLMSLIDELAQFTTNSARVAISVVILFGVLVGVLAVRYVRREIRKRFTSNVADVILVSIIGTILLGAVVSLLVLWSKVDSAAEALEQIGGTLGVGVRILVALTTLAGAYILSGFAKRAIDRFSEGHEAISRHQSEIFYRVSQLSVYVAAVAVILGMWEVDLSGLLVGAGFLGIVVGMAARQTLGALLAGFVLMFSRPFEIGDWIQIDEEEGIVTDISIVNTRIQTFDGEYVMIPNDIVSGDKIVNKSRKGRLRIEVEVGVDYEADVEEAADIAEETMKELDEVLTVPTPKVVLKELGSSSVVLLLRAWIDKPSARRQWRARTAVIENVKSAYDEAGIKIPFPQRELTGREESGGLQVSGEQVGVESVDRNETRTDRAEEATADGGTDESDDSTEDAASDDDTEVNEE; translated from the coding sequence GTGAGCCTCGTCGCGCTGAGTGTCGTCGCCAGCCTCATGTCGCTCATCGACGAGTTGGCGCAGTTTACGACGAACTCTGCCCGGGTCGCCATCTCGGTGGTCATCCTCTTCGGTGTCCTCGTCGGCGTGCTGGCAGTTCGGTACGTCCGACGAGAGATTCGCAAGAGGTTCACCAGTAACGTCGCAGACGTAATCCTCGTCAGTATTATCGGGACGATTCTGCTGGGAGCCGTCGTCTCCCTACTCGTCCTCTGGTCGAAAGTCGATTCCGCCGCGGAAGCACTTGAGCAAATCGGCGGTACACTCGGCGTCGGCGTTAGAATTCTCGTCGCACTCACGACCCTCGCGGGCGCGTACATTCTCTCAGGATTCGCCAAGCGTGCAATCGACCGCTTCTCGGAGGGCCACGAAGCAATCTCACGCCACCAGAGCGAGATATTCTACCGGGTCTCACAGCTCTCGGTGTACGTCGCCGCAGTGGCGGTCATTCTCGGCATGTGGGAAGTGGACTTGAGCGGACTGCTAGTCGGTGCCGGGTTCCTCGGCATCGTCGTCGGTATGGCCGCGCGCCAGACGCTCGGGGCACTGCTCGCTGGCTTCGTTCTGATGTTCTCCCGGCCGTTCGAAATCGGCGACTGGATACAGATAGACGAAGAGGAGGGCATCGTCACGGACATCTCCATCGTCAACACACGCATCCAGACGTTCGACGGCGAGTACGTGATGATTCCCAACGACATCGTCAGCGGCGACAAGATAGTGAACAAGAGTCGGAAGGGCCGCCTCCGCATCGAAGTCGAAGTCGGCGTCGATTACGAGGCGGACGTAGAGGAGGCGGCCGACATCGCGGAGGAGACGATGAAGGAGTTGGACGAGGTGCTGACCGTGCCGACCCCGAAGGTCGTGCTGAAGGAACTCGGCAGTTCGTCGGTCGTGCTGCTCCTTCGTGCGTGGATAGACAAACCAAGTGCGCGCCGACAGTGGCGCGCGCGCACCGCGGTCATCGAGAACGTCAAGTCCGCCTACGACGAGGCGGGCATCAAGATTCCGTTCCCCCAGCGCGAACTCACGGGCCGCGAAGAGTCGGGCGGCTTGCAGGTGTCCGGTGAGCAGGTCGGCGTGGAGTCTGTAGACCGAAACGAGACGAGAACTGACCGCGCCGAAGAGGCGACTGCCGACGGCGGCACCGACGAGTCAGACGACAGCACCGAAGACGCCGCGTCCGACGACGATACCGAGGTGAACGAGGAGTGA
- a CDS encoding HemK2/MTQ2 family protein methyltransferase, which yields METEVYQPAEDSRLLADAVVADYKERSEDASDDLLLEVGTGSGYVAEQVAAQTGARVLGSDLNPHASRQARERGVETLRADLLTPFRDNTFDAVLFNPPYLPTDPDDEQDDWMEVALSGGEDGLQVVEPFLAAVGRVLAPDGAVYLLVSSLAGVEEVVEIAEKAGFSAVALRDESFPFETLTILKLVR from the coding sequence ATGGAGACGGAGGTCTACCAACCGGCAGAGGACTCCCGACTGCTCGCCGACGCCGTAGTGGCAGACTACAAAGAGCGAAGCGAAGACGCCAGTGACGACCTCCTGCTCGAAGTCGGGACCGGGTCTGGCTACGTCGCCGAACAGGTCGCAGCCCAGACTGGCGCTCGCGTCCTCGGGTCAGACCTGAATCCGCACGCGAGCAGACAAGCACGCGAACGCGGTGTCGAGACCCTCCGCGCAGACCTCCTGACGCCCTTTCGGGACAACACCTTCGACGCCGTGCTGTTCAATCCACCGTACCTCCCGACGGACCCCGACGACGAGCAGGACGACTGGATGGAAGTCGCGCTCTCTGGGGGCGAAGACGGACTGCAAGTAGTCGAACCCTTCTTGGCGGCCGTCGGGCGCGTCCTCGCACCCGACGGCGCGGTCTACCTGCTGGTTAGCAGTCTCGCGGGCGTAGAAGAGGTCGTAGAAATCGCCGAGAAAGCGGGATTCTCCGCAGTTGCTCTCCGAGACGAGTCGTTCCCGTTCGAGACGCTGACGATTCTCAAGCTAGTTCGCTGA
- a CDS encoding 5-methyltetrahydropteroyltriglutamate--homocysteine methyltransferase, with product MTERVATTPGVFPLPDWAKDDLADLKGHQKHDLVSGDEDEEVVAVYDQARKEVIERQQDATLDRVVEGQLRWDDMLAHPLAVHDNVETRGIVRYYDNNNFYRDPVVTDELTFDGDIANELEAASGFASADELQAVVPGPYSLADLATDEYYGDEDDFLAAVADFLAGEVEAFPEVETLFVLEPSLVENVPGDGEDERASDAIDAVTTAAPADTDVVVQTYWGALTEKVHAHLLDADFDALGYDFVSNHEENLYNINEYGTKGSIAAGVVDGQNTLVEDPGAIAERADWLEENTPAADFETIYLTTNTETFYLPYSTFQEKLAALGEATELTEVTA from the coding sequence ATGACAGAGCGCGTCGCAACCACACCGGGAGTGTTCCCGCTCCCGGACTGGGCGAAAGACGATTTGGCCGACTTGAAAGGCCACCAGAAACACGACCTCGTCTCCGGCGACGAAGACGAGGAAGTCGTCGCCGTCTACGACCAAGCCCGCAAAGAAGTCATCGAACGCCAGCAGGACGCGACCCTCGACCGAGTGGTCGAAGGGCAACTCCGCTGGGACGACATGCTCGCGCATCCACTGGCGGTCCACGACAACGTCGAAACGCGGGGCATCGTCCGCTACTACGACAACAACAACTTCTACCGGGACCCCGTGGTGACGGACGAGTTGACCTTCGACGGCGACATCGCCAACGAACTGGAAGCAGCAAGCGGGTTCGCCTCCGCCGACGAACTGCAAGCCGTCGTACCGGGACCGTACTCGCTCGCGGACCTCGCCACCGACGAGTACTACGGCGACGAAGACGACTTCCTCGCCGCTGTCGCCGACTTCCTCGCCGGAGAAGTCGAAGCGTTCCCCGAAGTCGAGACGCTGTTCGTCCTCGAACCGTCGCTCGTGGAGAACGTCCCCGGTGACGGCGAGGACGAACGCGCGAGCGATGCTATCGACGCTGTCACGACTGCCGCTCCCGCTGACACCGACGTGGTCGTCCAGACCTACTGGGGCGCGCTCACCGAGAAAGTCCACGCCCACCTGCTCGACGCCGACTTCGACGCCCTAGGCTACGATTTTGTCTCGAACCACGAGGAGAACCTGTACAACATCAACGAGTACGGCACAAAAGGTAGCATCGCGGCGGGCGTCGTGGACGGCCAGAACACGCTGGTCGAGGACCCCGGAGCGATTGCGGAACGTGCCGACTGGCTCGAAGAGAACACGCCCGCGGCCGACTTCGAGACCATCTACCTGACGACCAACACCGAGACGTTCTACCTGCCGTACTCGACGTTCCAGGAGAAACTCGCCGCACTCGGCGAGGCCACCGAACTCACGGAGGTCACAGCATGA